From one Rosa rugosa chromosome 4, drRosRugo1.1, whole genome shotgun sequence genomic stretch:
- the LOC133746003 gene encoding BTB/POZ domain-containing protein At3g05675-like, translating into MDKALKTKPCRLGDQNTSDVVICLKDREGRHQQFYSHSSVLIKRSKYFAERLSNPDPSNSINVHCSEVNYDHHVNLLRLLYLPTELILDALDSVKSAVGILQSAVSFKCDEIVSCCIQYLEAVPWEDKEEEHILKAVSKLGPIAMPIIARIQPVDLAATKTVLISAIRVATSIVGPCPPFGNELKTSAQEQVEYMLGEDEDTPLVTADDEVRSVVRTGLSHICATFEKDLSSLLLEPDLASETADVKIMHSLSDLEWMCSILGKMDLMKDFVSNWAESSSNVLGVIEDKKLDSFMWGLKIKLIEVTAKVLEAVGYGNVILPAPIRLTLLKSWLPYIRKMKPLLDKRGSEDTGFPYKMNEDLCQTIEGAIVTLVLALPSNDQADILADWMRAEQVRYPDLSEAFEVWCFRTKSAKRRLVEGLDGAGNATLTL; encoded by the coding sequence ATGGACAAAGCTTTAAAAACCAAGCCTTGCAGACTTGGTGATCAGAATACCAGCGACGTTGTCATCTGCTTGAAGGACAGAGAGGGAAGACACCAACAGTTTTACTCCCACTCATCTGTTCTCATAAAAAGGAGCAAGTACTTTGCTGAACGGTTGTCTAATCCAGACCCTAGTAATTCCATTAATGTTCATTGCTCTGAGGTCAACTATGATCACCATGTCAACCTGTTGAGGCTGCTCTATCTTCCAACAGAGTTGATTTTGGACGCATTGGACTCTGTTAAGTCTGCTGTCGGTATTCTTCAGTcagcagtttccttcaagtgTGACGAGATTGTGTCCTGCTGTATCCAGTACTTGGAGGCTGTTCCTTGGGAGGACAAAGAAGAAGAGCACATCTTAAAAGCTGTATCAAAGTTGGGTCCTATAGCTATGCCCATAATAGCTAGGATCCAACCAGTTGATTTAGCTGCCACCAAAACTGTTTTGATCTCAGCAATTCGTGTTGCCACATCCATTGTTGGACCATGTCCTCCATTCGGCAATGAGCTTAAAACTTCTGCTCAAGAGCAAGTCGAATACATGTTAGGAGAAGATGAGGATACACCGTTGGTCACAGCAGATGATGAAGTCAGATCAGTGGTAAGAACAGGTCTGTCACATATTTGTGCAACATTTGAAAAGGATTTGTCTTCCTTACTTTTGGAGCCAGACCTTGCATCCGAGACAGCAGATGTGAAAATAATGCATAGTTTATCGGATCTTGAATGGATGTGTAGCATACTCGGAAAGATGGATTTGATGAAGGATTTCGTTTCCAACTGGGCTGAAAGCTCCAGTAATGTTTTAGGAGTGATCGAGGACAAGAAACTTGATTCGTTTATGTGGGGCTTGAAGATTAAGCTCATAGAAGTCACTGCTAAAGTCTTGGAAGCAGTTGGGTATGGTAATGTGATTCTTCCAGCTCCAATTCGCTTGACATTACTGAAGTCATGGCTCCCTTATATTAGGAAGATGAAGCCACTCTTGGATAAAAGGGGCAGCGAGGACACAGGTTTTCCATACAAGATGAACGAAGACTTGTGCCAGACCATCGAAGGTGCCATTGTCACCTTAGTACTAGCGTTACCATCAAATGATCAAGCCGACATTCTGGCGGACTGGATGAGAGCCGAGCAGGTTCGGTATCCGGACTTGAGCGAGGCTTTCGAGGTCTGGTGTTTCAGAACAAAGTCCGCAAAGAGAAGATTAGTGGAGGGATTGGATGGGGCTGGCAATGCCACACTTACGCTCTGA
- the LOC133707337 gene encoding uncharacterized protein C119.09c-like, translating to MYVTAVRPTDLNRNTEWFTYPGVWTTYILIVFFSWLIVLCLFSCSPGMAWTIVHLAHFLVTYHFFHWKKGTPFADDQGIYNALTWWEQIDNGNQLTRNRKFLTVVPVVLYLIASHTTDYQNPMLFFNTLAVFVLVVAKFPNMHKVRIFGINGDL from the exons atgtACGTGACGGCGGTGCGACCGACGGATCTGAATCGGAACACGGAATGGTTTACGTACCCCGGCGTTTGGACCACCTACATTCTCATCGTCTTCTTTTCATGGCTCATCGTTCTCTGCCTCTTCTCTTGCTCTCCCGGCATGGCCTGGACCATCGTCCACCTCGCTCATTTTCTC GTTACGTACCATTTCTTTCACTGGAAGAAGGGAACACCATTTGCTGATGACCAAGGTATCTACAATGCGCTTACTTGGTGGGAGCAGATAGACAATGGCAACCAGCTCACTCGAAACAGAAAGTTTCTAACTGTCGTGCCTGTTGTGTT GTATTTGATAGCATCTCATACAACAGACTATCAAAATCCAATGCTCTTCTTTAACACACTAGCAGTTTTTGTGCTGGTAGTGGCAAAGTTCCCAAACATGCACAAGGTTCGTATATTTGGAATCAATGGTGATCTCTGA
- the LOC133746506 gene encoding dof zinc finger protein DOF4.6 yields MDTAQWPQGIVVKPIEEIVTNTCPKPSSANNLERKLARPQKESALNCPRCNSTNTKFCYYNNYSLTQPRYFCKTCRRYWTEGGSLRNIPVGGGSRKNKRSSSSSSSTTTSNISNNSSKRLPDLIQPQGNQGNQGQDLNLGFPSNQVFAQHQIPNIDQNSDKNNNSSSTTTTASHLSALELLTGLTSRGLNSFMPMPVPNSDPNSSNNSASVYTSGFPMSELMIKPTLNFSLDGLGSGYGSALQGHHVQENSGRLLFPFEDLKQVSGSGSGIDHHQQNNKEHHHGGDSTGYWTGMLGGGTW; encoded by the exons ATGGACACTGCTCAATGGCCACAG GGAATTGTGGTGAAACCAATAGAAGAGATAGTGACAAACACATGCCCTAAGCCTTCTTCTGCGAATAATCTAGAGAGGAAACTTGCAAGGCCTCAGAAAGAATCAGCCCTAAACTGTCCAAGGTGCAACTCCACCAACACCAAATTCTGTTACTACAACAACTACAGCCTCACACAACCCAGATACTTCTGCAAGACCTGTAGAAGGTACTGGACTGAAGGCGGGTCCCTCAGGAACATCCCAGTTGGTGGAGGCTCAAGGAAGAACAAGagatcatcatcttcttcctcatcaaCAACAACTTCTAATATTTCGAACAACTCATCAAAGAGGCTTCCTGATCTGATACAACCCCAAGGCAACCAAGGTAACCAAGGCCAAGATCTAAACTTGGGCTTTCCATCTAATCAAGTTTTTGCACAGCATCAAATCCCCAACATTGATCAAAACAGTGACAAGAACAACAACTCTTCTAGTACTACCACAACAGCATCTCACCTCTCAGCTTTGGAGCTTCTCACTGGTTTGACCTCCAGGGGTTTGAACTCCTTCATGCCCATGCCAGTGCCTAATTCAGATCCCAACAGCAGCAACAACAGTGCAAGTGTATATACATCTGGGTTTCCCATGAGTGAGTTGATGATCAAGCCAACCCTTAATTTCTCTCTTGATGGGCTTGGAAGTGGGTATGGGAGTGCTCTACAAGGTCATCATGTTCAAGAAAATAGTGGGAGGCTTTTGTTTCCATTTGAGGATTTGAAACAAGTGTCGGGCAGTGGTAGTGGAATTGATCATCATCAGCAGAACAACAAGGAGCATCATCATGGTGGAGACTCAACTGGGTATTGGACTGGAATGTTAGGAGGAGGAACATGGTAA
- the LOC133743068 gene encoding uncharacterized protein LOC133743068, producing MGSCSEECEDQFYDTREDLSSVSDWGADCCEDCSPIASVFSRYECWGKNPESVHERRHRFLKWMGLDLDRNLSMTEESDDGFFIDRSEMGIDRMKEDSGVVLRTSGFEEGCCSNQCTVSSSSSEVRVSLGNALDENFEFPTRKLKYRRDFVVDELGENCILSRFRELRLNQLVSSGEIHSNRAPAPSPSIQQLLQREVENARYLLDAKKKTKRGWLKKLRSGMCVADKPEAALSPISLQSATRTGMQRVRVQSSKKRSKELSSLYGGQNFSAHKGSILSMKFSLDGQHLASAGQDGIVRVWKVIEDERIDKFDIANDPSSLYFKMNPFSKLGSQVVDKEKQSNAKKLGGSSDSACVIFPPKIFRLMEKPLHEFQGHSGDVLDLSWSKNGFLLSSSVDKTVRLWQVGCDRCLRVFSHNNYVTCVDFNPMDDNYFISGSIDGKVRIWEIIRCLVVDYIDVREIVTAVSYHPDGEGGIVGFVTGNCCFYNIIDNHLKLDAEICIQGKKKSAGKRITGLQFYPSNPSKVMVTSADSVVRVISGSKVICKFKGLRSGGSHVSASFTSDGNHIVSASEDSSVHIWNYNSQDTSSSRSKNIRSCESFVSHNSMIAIPWNGVNDLPGTLPSPTFIGDAQGRSSLDSPLKLHNFDERAQQKMHLSSPDCFSMGRGFLLESLPKGTPTWPEEKLVNSSPVPPVPVSPTMSRSEYRFLKNACQSMSASSHMWGLVIVTAGWDGHIRTYHNYGLPTRC from the exons ATGGGGAGTTGCAGTGAAGAGTGTGAGGATCAATTTTATGATACCAGGGAGGACCTATCTTCTGTGTCAGATTGGGGTGCAGATTGCTGTGAGGACTGCAGTCCTATTGCTTCGGTTTTTTCGAGGTATGAGTGTTGGGGTAAGAACCCGGAAAGTGTTCATGAGCGCCGCCATAGGTTCCTCAAATGGATGGGTTTGGATTTAGATCGGAATTTGAGTATGACAGAAGAATCAGATGATGGCTTCTTTATTGACAGAAGTGAAATGGGTATTGATAGAATGAAAGAAGACAGTGGGGTGGTGTTGAGAACTTCAGGATTTGAAGAGGGGTGTTGCTCAAATCAGTGTACAGTGTCTTCTTCATCAAGTGAAGTTCGAGTATCACTAGGAAATGCTTTGGATGAGAATTTTGAATTTCCAACAAGGAAATTGAAATATCGAAGGGACTTTGTTGTGGATGAATTGGGTGAGAATTGCATACTCAGCAGATTCCGCGAGTTGAGACTAAATCAGTTGGTCAGTTCTGGGGAGATTCATTCCAACCGTGCACCAGCACCATCTCCTTCAATTCAGCaattattgcagagagaagttGAAAACGCTAGGTACTTGCTTGATGCAAAAAAGAAGACTAAAAGAGGATGGTTAAAGAAGTTACGCAGTGGGATGTGTGTTGCTGATAAACCTGAGGCTGCACTGAGCCCCATCAGTCTTCAATCTGCAACACGGACAGGGATGCAAAGAGTCCGGGTTCAATCAAGTAAAAAGCGGAGCAAGGAACTGTCTTCTCTTTATGGTGGGCAAAATTTTTCGGCTCATAAGGGGTCAATTTTGTCGATGAAGTTCAGTCTTGATGGGCAACACCTGGCAAGTGCTGGTCAAGATGGCATCGTCCGTGTATGGAAGGTGATTGAGGATGAGAGAATAGACAAATTTGATATTGCGAATGATCCTTCTTCTCTATACTTCAAAATGAATCCATTTTCTAAGTTAGGCTCTCAGGTTGTGGACAAAGAGAAACAAAGTAATGCGAAGAAATTGGGTGGATCATCAGACTCAGCTTGTGTGATTTTCCCTCCAAAGATTTTCCGTTTAATGGAGAAGCCTCTGCACGAATTCCAGGGACACAGTGGTGATGTCTTGGATCTCTCATGGTCAAAGAATGGG TTTCTGCTCTCATCCTCTGTTGATAAGACAGTTCGACTATGGCAAGTGGGATGTGACAGATGCCTGAGAGTTTTCTCTCATAATAATTATG TGACATGTGTTGATTTCAACCCTATGGATGATAATTATTTCATCAGTGGTTCAATTGACGGAAAAGTTCGCATCTGGGAAATTATTCGTTGTCTGGTTGTGGATTATATTGATGTTCGCGAGATAGTCACTGCTGTATCTTATCATCCTGATGGAGAG GGAGGAATTGTGGGCTTTGTCACCGGAAATTGCTGCTTTTATAATATCATAG ATAATCACCTGAAATTGGATGCTGAGATATGCATACAGGGCAAAAAGAAGTCAGCGGGAAAGAGGATTACTGGCTTGCAG TTTTATCCAAGCAACCCAAGCAAGGTTATGGTCACCTCTGCCGATTCAGTAGTACGTGTCATTTCTGGGTCTAAGGTCATCTGCAAATTTAAGG GTCTGCGAAGTGGAGGAAGCCATGTTTCTGCATCTTTTACCTCAGATGGAAACCACATTGTTTCAGCGAGTGAGGATTCAAGTGTTCACATCTGGAACTACAATAGCCAGGACACGTCCTCTTCGCGATCAAAGAACATAAGGTCTTGTGAGAGTTTCGTGTCCCACAACTCGATGATCGCGATACCTTGGAATGGTGTGAACGATCTCCCAGGAACACTTCCATCCCCTACATTCATTGGGGATGCTCAGGGAAGAAGTAGCCTTGATAGTCCGCTGAAGCTTCACAATTTCGATGAGAGAGCACAACAGAAAATGCATCTCTCTTCACCTGATTGCTTCTCTATGGGTCGTGGGTTTTTGTTGGAGTCATTGCCAAAGGGAACTCCAACTTGGCCTGAAGAGAAACTTGTAAACTCAAGTCCCGTCCCCCCGGTGCCTGTTTCCCCAACAATGTCTAGATCAGAGTACAGGTTTTTGAAGAATGCTTGTCAGAGCATGTCTGCTTCTTCTCATATGTGGGGCCTCGTGATTGTCACTGCCGGCTGGGACGGGCATATCAGAACCTACCACAATTATGGGTTACCGACTCGTTGTTAA